One genomic window of Candidatus Nitrosopumilus sediminis includes the following:
- a CDS encoding aldolase/citrate lyase family protein yields the protein MTQLFRSLIFVPGNNSRFLEKAKTLQADIVCFDLEDSVPDNEKVNARKLIKSALNSRKLYKSSIFVRTNSPSSGKIPSDLKEIVQKGIDGIVIPKVNNVKEMKKIEKILSSLEKTKN from the coding sequence ATGACTCAGCTTTTTCGAAGTCTAATTTTTGTACCTGGAAATAATTCCAGATTCTTAGAAAAAGCTAAAACCCTTCAAGCTGATATTGTCTGTTTTGATTTAGAAGATTCCGTTCCAGATAATGAAAAAGTAAATGCACGAAAATTAATCAAGTCGGCATTAAATTCTAGAAAACTATACAAATCTTCAATTTTTGTTAGAACAAATTCTCCAAGTTCTGGAAAAATTCCATCTGATCTTAAAGAAATTGTCCAAAAAGGTATTGATGGAATTGTAATCCCAAAAGTGAACAATGTTAAAGAAATGAAAAAAATTGAAAAAATTCTATCCAGTTTAGAAAAAACCAAAAACTAA
- a CDS encoding 2,5-diamino-6-(ribosylamino)-4(3H)-pyrimidinone 5'-phosphate reductase codes for MEKSKPYVILSAAISIDGKIATRTGNSNLSSSEDFVRLHKLRTKVDGILIGKNTVMKDNPLLTVRYTKGKNPIRIILDSKGEISTKSKILQTSNKIPTIIATSKQITKTNLQKLNKFPVEVIITGEKSVNIKSLLKKLAEKKIRTILVEGGGIVNWEFVKQNIFDELIITISPFLVGGKNAISLIQGDGFDKISKSPNLQLKSIKRLKNHLVLNYRKV; via the coding sequence ATGGAAAAATCTAAACCATATGTAATTCTTAGTGCAGCAATTTCTATTGATGGAAAAATTGCTACTAGGACAGGAAATTCTAATCTTTCTTCAAGTGAAGATTTTGTTCGACTCCATAAACTAAGAACCAAAGTTGATGGAATACTAATTGGAAAAAACACTGTAATGAAAGACAATCCTTTACTTACTGTACGCTATACTAAAGGAAAAAATCCGATTAGAATAATTCTTGATTCTAAAGGTGAAATATCAACAAAATCAAAAATATTACAAACATCCAACAAGATTCCTACAATAATTGCAACATCTAAACAAATCACAAAAACTAATCTTCAAAAACTAAACAAATTTCCTGTTGAAGTAATAATTACTGGAGAAAAATCTGTAAATATAAAATCTCTTTTGAAAAAGCTAGCAGAAAAAAAAATTAGAACTATTCTTGTTGAAGGTGGTGGAATTGTAAATTGGGAATTTGTAAAACAAAATATTTTTGATGAATTAATAATTACAATTTCTCCTTTTTTAGTTGGTGGAAAAAACGCAATATCCCTTATTCAAGGCGATGGGTTTGATAAAATCTCAAAATCCCCTAATCTTCAACTCAAATCAATTAAGAGGCTCAAAAATCATCTAGTTTTGAATTATCGTAAAGTGTAA
- a CDS encoding tRNA (cytidine(56)-2'-O)-methyltransferase, giving the protein MVIEVVRIGQRLVRDDRVTTHVALVSRGFGAEKIYMTEVNPEIKDTIEKINNTWGGDFKIEFIEKWKSIVKKKKDEGFKVIHLSMYGENINNAQKKIRDEKNLLIVVGAEKVPREIYELADYNVGVGSQPHSEISALAILLDRIQEGKQFEKEFPNAKRKIIPTKNGKNVQIKETRD; this is encoded by the coding sequence TTGGTAATTGAAGTAGTCAGAATTGGGCAACGCCTAGTAAGAGATGACAGAGTAACAACTCATGTTGCACTTGTTTCAAGAGGGTTTGGCGCAGAAAAAATTTACATGACTGAGGTCAACCCAGAAATCAAAGACACTATTGAGAAAATTAACAATACATGGGGAGGGGATTTTAAGATTGAATTCATTGAAAAATGGAAAAGTATTGTTAAAAAGAAAAAAGATGAAGGATTCAAAGTCATTCATCTTTCAATGTATGGTGAAAATATCAATAATGCTCAAAAGAAAATTCGAGATGAAAAAAATTTGCTGATTGTAGTCGGTGCAGAAAAAGTTCCCAGAGAGATTTATGAATTGGCAGATTATAACGTTGGAGTAGGTAGTCAACCTCATTCAGAGATTAGTGCTTTAGCAATTCTATTAGATCGTATCCAAGAAGGTAAACAATTTGAAAAGGAGTTTCCAAATGCAAAAAGAAAGATCATACCTACCAAAAATGGCAAAAACGTGCAGATAAAAGAAACAAGGGATTAA
- the hflX gene encoding GTPase HflX — protein MNSAILITYDQEDSINEAKGLCDAAGYEVVHIIRQNYLQKPKYGISGGVVEQLEEISEKLRPDVIIYDEILKPSQNYNLATVLHREVLDREALILEIFESRASSAESKLQVKLAQLRYEMARAKEKVRLANMGEQPGFMGIGKFEVDVYYNDIKHRMQTIRSKLEKAGKQRELHRQGRKRMGFKTISLAGYTSAGKTTLFNKTTGETRSQSKELFTTLTTTTRRLMIDQEAFLIADTVGFISKLPAYMIDAFKSTLEELIHTDVIILVIDISDSISELKKKFSSCMRTLSELGVEQDKVVYALNKSDLLKNEEIERKIEFLNLRENKKVISVSAKTGKNIPQLKELIKEIIQSQSYHKPKNNTLEGEEKTFGN, from the coding sequence ATGAATTCTGCAATTTTAATTACTTATGATCAGGAAGACTCGATTAACGAGGCAAAGGGCTTGTGTGATGCAGCAGGGTATGAAGTAGTTCATATTATTAGACAAAATTATCTTCAGAAACCAAAGTATGGAATTAGTGGAGGAGTAGTAGAACAACTAGAAGAAATATCAGAAAAGTTAAGACCAGACGTTATCATATATGATGAGATTTTAAAACCAAGTCAAAACTATAATCTTGCCACAGTATTACATAGAGAGGTATTAGATAGAGAGGCATTAATTCTTGAGATTTTTGAAAGTAGGGCCTCAAGTGCAGAATCAAAATTACAAGTCAAATTAGCACAGTTGAGATATGAAATGGCAAGAGCTAAAGAGAAAGTTAGACTTGCAAATATGGGAGAACAGCCTGGATTTATGGGAATAGGAAAATTCGAGGTTGATGTGTATTATAATGATATCAAACATAGAATGCAAACAATTAGATCAAAGCTTGAAAAAGCTGGAAAACAAAGAGAGCTTCATAGGCAGGGGAGAAAAAGAATGGGATTCAAGACTATTTCACTTGCAGGGTATACATCTGCAGGAAAAACAACATTGTTTAACAAAACTACAGGTGAAACAAGAAGTCAAAGCAAAGAACTTTTCACGACTCTTACGACAACTACACGAAGATTGATGATAGACCAAGAGGCATTTCTAATTGCAGATACTGTTGGTTTTATCAGTAAATTACCAGCTTACATGATTGATGCATTCAAATCAACACTAGAAGAATTGATACATACGGATGTAATTATTTTAGTAATTGATATTAGTGATTCAATTTCTGAATTGAAAAAGAAATTTTCTAGCTGCATGAGAACTTTAAGTGAGTTAGGAGTAGAACAAGACAAGGTAGTTTATGCTCTAAATAAATCAGATTTATTGAAAAATGAAGAAATAGAACGAAAAATTGAATTTCTTAATTTAAGAGAAAATAAAAAAGTGATTTCAGTTTCTGCAAAAACTGGAAAAAATATTCCACAATTAAAAGAGTTAATCAAAGAAATCATACAAAGCCAAAGTTATCACAAACCAAAAAACAATACGTTAGAAGGGGAAGAAAAAACATTTGGTAATTGA
- a CDS encoding NAD-dependent succinate-semialdehyde dehydrogenase has product MSQISTVNPSTGEEIKKYSAMDKNQVSDLVGKAKRAYPEWKKDYEKRRSYIYNLVEHLKKNKTELATVATSEMGKPLKESIGEVEKCAWALEFYADHGDSFLSDEVLNTDARKSFLTFEPLGVIGSIMPWNFPYWQALRFAAPCLMAGNVIVMKPSRVTMQSGIEIEKAFAESGMPDGIFQTVVGSVESANHLIDSDVNAVTFTGSTNAGAKVGERAAKNLKKCVLELGGSDPFIVLDDAIIEKAAEGAVKGRFINCGQSCVASKRFFVGKNIAEEFTELFIKKASQLKVGNPMSIETDIGPLSSKDGLETISGIVEDAKEKGAEILLGGSEIEGKGFFYKPTILRNVKSNMRIAHEETFGPVAPITIVENESEAVKLANESEFGLGASIWTKDLAKADKMSRRIESGIVSVNNVVISDPRIPFGGIKHSGFGRELSRYGMLEFVNLKSVRFYDNLTHHHYVE; this is encoded by the coding sequence TTGAGTCAAATATCGACAGTAAATCCATCTACAGGAGAAGAAATCAAAAAATATTCAGCTATGGATAAAAATCAGGTCTCGGATTTAGTAGGAAAAGCAAAAAGAGCATATCCAGAATGGAAAAAAGATTATGAAAAACGTAGAAGTTACATTTACAATTTAGTAGAACATCTAAAGAAGAATAAAACAGAACTTGCAACAGTGGCTACATCTGAAATGGGTAAACCACTCAAAGAATCAATCGGAGAGGTTGAGAAATGTGCTTGGGCTTTGGAATTTTATGCAGATCATGGCGATAGTTTTCTTTCTGATGAAGTATTAAACACAGATGCAAGAAAGAGTTTTCTAACTTTTGAACCACTTGGTGTAATAGGCTCAATTATGCCATGGAATTTTCCTTACTGGCAAGCATTAAGATTTGCAGCTCCTTGTTTAATGGCAGGAAATGTAATTGTCATGAAACCATCGAGAGTAACAATGCAGTCAGGAATTGAGATTGAAAAGGCATTTGCTGAATCTGGAATGCCTGATGGAATTTTTCAAACAGTGGTTGGAAGTGTAGAATCTGCAAATCATCTTATAGATTCAGATGTTAATGCTGTAACCTTTACTGGTAGTACTAATGCAGGTGCAAAAGTAGGTGAAAGAGCTGCAAAGAATTTGAAAAAATGTGTATTAGAATTAGGTGGAAGTGATCCTTTCATAGTATTGGATGATGCAATAATTGAAAAAGCTGCTGAAGGTGCTGTAAAAGGAAGATTCATCAACTGCGGTCAAAGTTGTGTTGCATCAAAAAGATTTTTTGTAGGAAAAAATATTGCAGAAGAATTCACTGAATTATTCATTAAAAAAGCATCTCAGCTCAAAGTAGGAAACCCTATGTCGATTGAAACCGATATAGGACCATTATCAAGTAAAGACGGTTTAGAAACAATTTCAGGAATAGTTGAAGATGCAAAAGAAAAAGGTGCTGAAATTCTTTTAGGAGGTTCTGAAATAGAAGGAAAAGGGTTCTTCTACAAACCAACAATTCTTAGAAATGTTAAATCAAACATGAGAATAGCTCATGAAGAAACTTTTGGACCCGTAGCTCCAATCACAATTGTTGAAAATGAAAGTGAGGCAGTAAAATTAGCAAATGAAAGTGAATTTGGTCTGGGTGCAAGCATTTGGACAAAAGATCTTGCTAAAGCAGATAAAATGTCAAGACGGATAGAGTCTGGAATTGTGAGTGTAAATAATGTGGTAATTTCAGATCCAAGAATTCCATTTGGAGGAATTAAGCATAGTGGGTTTGGAAGAGAATTATCCCGATATGGTATGTTGGAATTTGTAAATTTGAAATCAGTTAGATTTTATGACAATTTGACACATCATCACTATGTAGAATAA
- a CDS encoding riboflavin synthase, with product MFTGIIEGIGKVEKISKNTKNRSAIEMTINLGKHAKGLKIGQSVALNGVCLTATKLSKSNCIFEMIEETTKKTDLGNLKVGGIVNIERSLKAGDRLEGHFVLGHVDGVGTIKKILKKPKEVQVWFEVPKKLSKFVVKKGSIAVDGISLTVVDIKNSLASVSLIPHTIEVTNFHTKKVGDKVNIETDILGKYILK from the coding sequence ATGTTTACTGGAATAATTGAGGGTATTGGTAAAGTAGAAAAAATTTCTAAAAATACTAAAAATAGAAGTGCAATTGAGATGACAATAAATTTAGGAAAACATGCAAAGGGACTAAAAATTGGACAAAGTGTTGCTCTAAATGGAGTTTGTTTGACTGCAACAAAACTTTCAAAATCAAATTGTATTTTTGAAATGATCGAAGAAACTACCAAAAAAACAGATCTTGGGAATTTGAAAGTTGGTGGTATCGTAAACATTGAACGAAGTTTAAAAGCAGGTGATCGATTAGAAGGTCATTTTGTTTTAGGACATGTTGACGGAGTGGGAACAATCAAAAAAATTCTAAAAAAACCTAAAGAAGTTCAGGTTTGGTTTGAAGTTCCAAAAAAATTATCAAAATTTGTTGTAAAAAAAGGCTCTATAGCAGTAGATGGAATTAGTTTAACTGTGGTTGATATTAAAAATTCATTGGCATCTGTGTCACTGATTCCTCATACTATTGAAGTAACAAATTTCCACACCAAGAAAGTAGGCGATAAAGTTAATATTGAAACTGACATTCTCGGAAAATATATTCTAAAATAA
- a CDS encoding GTP cyclohydrolase IIa — translation MIQLSILKITEYGPWTLTLGSDREHQLQMLQASLYKEVQKLFSEKNCIVFLNRSDEFFVVSNGLDLEDHVQIQKVLEKLFDIRLTISIGTGNSPFEANLKAHEGKKNKIILNNEHNIFGFINGKLDSKVSIMHLDVDDLTSRRKTDSPYEISSIIFELYSKMSKYFLEKNSLTFFMGGDNFMVISNDDAKKSVQDFINMVKNNDKISLNCGIGNANTGRKAVKLATKSLDTIREIRDSGKEKPEVYELSC, via the coding sequence ATGATTCAATTAAGCATCTTAAAAATTACTGAATATGGCCCTTGGACATTAACTTTAGGCAGTGATAGGGAACACCAACTCCAAATGCTTCAAGCTTCCCTATACAAAGAAGTGCAAAAATTATTTTCTGAAAAAAACTGTATAGTTTTTCTTAATAGATCTGATGAGTTTTTTGTGGTTTCAAATGGTTTGGACTTGGAGGATCATGTTCAAATCCAAAAAGTATTAGAAAAATTATTTGATATTAGATTAACAATATCTATTGGCACTGGAAATTCTCCATTTGAAGCAAATTTGAAAGCGCATGAAGGAAAAAAAAATAAAATCATTTTAAACAATGAACATAATATTTTTGGTTTTATTAATGGAAAATTGGATTCCAAAGTCTCCATAATGCATTTAGATGTAGATGATCTTACTTCGAGAAGAAAAACCGATTCCCCATATGAAATATCCTCAATAATCTTTGAATTGTATTCAAAGATGTCTAAATACTTTTTAGAAAAAAATTCTCTCACATTTTTTATGGGTGGTGATAATTTTATGGTAATTTCAAATGATGATGCAAAAAAATCTGTACAAGATTTTATCAACATGGTAAAAAATAATGATAAAATTTCTTTGAATTGTGGGATAGGTAATGCAAATACTGGAAGGAAGGCCGTAAAATTAGCCACAAAATCCCTTGATACTATAAGAGAAATTCGAGATTCAGGCAAAGAAAAACCTGAAGTTTATGAATTATCATGTTGA
- a CDS encoding amidohydrolase family protein — protein MLIKNISILSGQDLDFISDTDVEIQNNKFKKIKSKIKPNLKEESIDCEGLLMIPGFINAHTHIGDSIGKDISLNKTVNEKIHPVFGAKSKILKNTSDENLGNFMKNTCYSMIRKGITTFVDFREGGLDGVLLLKKVLDDVPLRSIILGRLEFYQGDKEIKKNSAFPSIKSTEFLKLIKKCDGIGISGANENSTSVLNYYSKISKIKAIHSAETKQSNTKSKKISGKSETMRALTLKPDFLVHMTYASKSDLQMASKKTRGIVICPRANSSLAEGIPDIELMQKSGCTIGLGTDNVMINSPDMFREMDFIWKVTMGLHKKRIDAREILKMATVNGGKILNKNIGVIESGKIADCIFLDKHALDLEPMHNPYASIVHRASESTIKAVMIGGKIIHGKI, from the coding sequence ATGTTGATTAAAAATATCAGTATTTTATCCGGTCAAGATTTAGATTTTATTTCAGATACTGATGTAGAAATTCAAAATAATAAATTCAAAAAAATTAAATCAAAAATTAAACCAAATCTAAAAGAAGAATCTATCGACTGTGAAGGATTGCTAATGATCCCTGGATTCATAAATGCACATACACATATTGGAGATTCAATTGGGAAAGATATTTCTTTAAACAAAACAGTTAATGAAAAAATTCATCCTGTATTTGGTGCCAAATCAAAAATCCTTAAAAACACATCTGATGAGAATCTTGGAAATTTTATGAAAAATACGTGTTATTCTATGATTAGAAAAGGGATCACCACTTTTGTTGACTTTAGGGAAGGTGGATTGGATGGGGTCCTTTTATTGAAAAAAGTACTAGATGATGTCCCTTTACGTTCAATAATTTTAGGACGTTTAGAATTTTATCAGGGGGATAAAGAAATTAAAAAAAATTCAGCTTTTCCAAGCATAAAATCTACTGAATTTCTTAAACTGATAAAAAAATGTGATGGTATTGGAATTAGCGGTGCAAATGAAAATAGCACATCGGTATTGAATTATTATTCAAAAATATCTAAAATTAAAGCAATACATTCTGCTGAAACAAAACAAAGTAATACTAAATCAAAAAAAATTTCAGGAAAATCTGAGACAATGAGAGCATTAACTCTGAAACCTGATTTTTTAGTTCATATGACTTATGCTTCAAAATCTGATCTTCAAATGGCATCTAAAAAAACAAGAGGAATTGTAATTTGTCCTCGAGCAAATTCATCCCTTGCTGAAGGAATTCCTGATATTGAATTAATGCAAAAATCTGGTTGTACAATAGGATTAGGCACAGATAATGTAATGATAAACTCTCCAGATATGTTTCGAGAAATGGATTTCATTTGGAAAGTAACAATGGGATTACATAAAAAAAGAATTGATGCAAGAGAAATTCTTAAAATGGCTACAGTAAATGGTGGAAAAATATTAAATAAAAATATTGGAGTAATTGAATCTGGAAAAATTGCCGATTGTATTTTTCTAGATAAACATGCATTAGATTTAGAACCAATGCATAATCCATATGCGTCAATTGTCCATAGAGCATCTGAATCTACAATAAAAGCTGTAATGATTGGAGGAAAAATAATTCATGGAAAAATCTAA
- a CDS encoding HpcH/HpaI aldolase/citrate lyase family protein: MQFRKNQKLKPIQIIPSIESAEGVVNTYDIASYGKRIPAVVFGVFDLLNDLGIEYTKESEGEKYSRRKIPVDAHAAGVAVIDSIWQDLKDSKGLEKDCKLGKSLGYTGKSIIHPDQISIVHKLFHPNKSEILWAEKVCKVYLESTKKGKGATTVEGKMIDEVHFKQAKALLELVK; the protein is encoded by the coding sequence ATCCAGTTTAGAAAAAACCAAAAACTAAAACCAATTCAAATTATCCCATCAATTGAATCTGCAGAAGGAGTAGTAAACACATATGATATTGCATCGTATGGAAAAAGAATACCTGCTGTAGTCTTTGGTGTTTTTGATTTGTTAAATGATTTAGGAATAGAATATACAAAAGAATCTGAAGGAGAAAAATATTCTCGAAGAAAAATACCAGTTGACGCACATGCAGCAGGTGTAGCAGTAATTGATTCTATTTGGCAGGATCTCAAAGATTCTAAAGGATTAGAAAAAGACTGCAAATTAGGAAAAAGCTTAGGTTATACTGGAAAAAGTATCATACACCCTGATCAAATTTCTATTGTCCACAAACTATTTCATCCAAATAAAAGCGAAATATTATGGGCTGAAAAAGTATGCAAAGTTTACCTTGAATCAACAAAGAAGGGAAAGGGAGCCACTACTGTTGAGGGAAAAATGATAGATGAGGTTCATTTCAAACAGGCAAAAGCACTCTTGGAACTTGTAAAGTAA
- a CDS encoding response regulator, protein MPKSVIVIDDDEDTVRLFSEFLEENNIKVVGNGFDGVTAVKLFKETKPDVVLIDLNMPNGSGFYAIKKIHDINPKAHIIAVSADGSFATEEKLEKLKIPLIQKPFKMDQVISMIQN, encoded by the coding sequence ATGCCCAAGTCAGTAATAGTGATTGATGATGATGAAGATACAGTTAGACTATTTAGTGAATTTCTTGAAGAAAATAATATCAAAGTTGTTGGTAATGGATTTGATGGAGTTACTGCTGTAAAATTATTCAAAGAAACTAAACCTGATGTTGTACTCATTGATCTAAATATGCCAAATGGTAGTGGATTTTATGCTATTAAAAAAATTCATGATATTAATCCCAAAGCACACATTATTGCAGTAAGTGCTGATGGAAGTTTTGCAACTGAAGAAAAATTAGAAAAACTTAAGATCCCACTTATTCAAAAACCATTCAAAATGGATCAAGTAATTTCTATGATTCAAAACTAG
- a CDS encoding transcription factor — MVDKYEDPFVRIASMIGGDEYLKVARSLLKAEDATDEEIASSTGLRINMVRKVLYDLFGKSLITGIRVKDERKGWFVYRWRTRREEVEHFIENQKKKIEERLQQRLDYENASDFYHCGNEDCPRVTFENALDGMFKCPSCQNVLNLKKNDKSKKAYQKKIDEIKKDMQQTF; from the coding sequence TTGGTAGACAAATACGAAGATCCTTTTGTAAGAATTGCTTCAATGATTGGGGGAGACGAATACCTCAAAGTAGCAAGATCCCTTCTAAAAGCTGAAGATGCTACTGATGAAGAAATTGCTAGTTCTACAGGTCTTAGAATCAACATGGTACGAAAAGTATTGTATGATCTATTTGGAAAATCCCTCATCACAGGAATTAGAGTCAAAGATGAACGAAAAGGATGGTTTGTCTATAGATGGAGGACTAGGAGAGAAGAAGTCGAACATTTTATTGAAAATCAAAAGAAGAAGATTGAGGAAAGATTACAACAAAGATTAGATTATGAAAACGCTTCAGATTTCTATCATTGTGGTAATGAAGATTGTCCTAGGGTGACATTTGAAAATGCTCTTGATGGAATGTTCAAATGCCCATCATGTCAAAATGTTTTGAACCTAAAAAAGAATGATAAATCTAAAAAAGCATATCAGAAAAAAATTGATGAAATCAAAAAAGACATGCAACAAACTTTTTGA
- a CDS encoding tetratricopeptide repeat protein → MVDLLDPSNVITRMFNAQKYDEMYEYCKNLLEKIPNDMVALQNISLSLIYLQKFDEAIIYCDKVLKIKNSDTYALKNKIYALENLKQHEKVLELCQKILDVDPKDIWALNSMGLSLNELNRHQNALEYYDTVLLIDPNDVTALMNKAISLSHLGKYKDAISYYDMAQVIDSNLKEIPLAKSRLFEKLGMSDDAFLAAQGVLNKDMEKIKNSAKENKCSVFHQFCEEEFEKYNK, encoded by the coding sequence ATGGTTGATCTTCTTGATCCTTCAAACGTGATAACTAGAATGTTTAATGCTCAAAAATATGATGAGATGTATGAATATTGCAAAAATTTACTAGAAAAAATTCCAAATGATATGGTTGCATTACAAAATATTTCATTGTCATTGATTTATTTGCAAAAATTTGATGAGGCAATTATTTATTGTGATAAGGTTTTAAAAATAAAAAATTCAGATACATATGCATTAAAAAATAAGATCTATGCCCTAGAAAATTTGAAACAACATGAAAAAGTCTTAGAATTGTGTCAAAAAATTCTTGACGTTGATCCCAAAGATATTTGGGCTCTAAACAGCATGGGATTGTCACTTAATGAATTAAATCGACATCAAAATGCATTGGAATATTATGATACGGTTCTGTTAATAGATCCCAATGATGTTACTGCATTGATGAATAAGGCAATCTCCCTAAGTCATCTAGGAAAATACAAAGATGCAATAAGTTACTATGACATGGCTCAAGTAATTGATTCAAACTTGAAAGAAATTCCACTTGCAAAATCTCGATTATTTGAAAAATTAGGTATGTCTGATGATGCATTTTTAGCTGCCCAGGGAGTTCTTAACAAAGACATGGAAAAAATCAAAAACAGCGCCAAAGAAAACAAATGCTCCGTTTTTCATCAATTTTGTGAAGAAGAATTTGAAAAATATAATAAATAA
- a CDS encoding hemerythrin domain-containing protein — protein sequence MSTASLRRDHELIEKVIKAMESTIQLLNDGKQLPEFILLPVIDFSKNFTDVCHHSKEEKSLFPALEKAGLPSNMGPIAMMLIDHQRSREIGTEMEASAKEYLSSGDSTKLISDMQQYVEHITEHLWKENNKLFMMAEARLQYVSEKVDKELTEIEKSKLDEIGKTREHYEKLAENLAKDVSEQGS from the coding sequence ATGTCTACTGCATCATTACGACGCGATCATGAATTAATAGAAAAAGTAATCAAAGCCATGGAATCTACCATTCAATTATTAAATGATGGTAAACAACTCCCCGAATTCATCCTATTGCCGGTTATAGATTTTTCAAAAAACTTTACAGATGTTTGTCATCACAGTAAAGAAGAAAAATCATTATTTCCAGCTTTAGAAAAAGCTGGTTTGCCTTCAAACATGGGACCTATTGCAATGATGCTAATTGATCATCAGCGTTCAAGAGAAATTGGTACCGAAATGGAAGCATCAGCAAAAGAATATCTATCATCAGGTGATTCAACAAAACTGATTAGTGATATGCAACAATATGTTGAACATATAACAGAACATTTGTGGAAAGAAAATAACAAATTATTCATGATGGCAGAAGCAAGATTGCAATACGTTTCAGAAAAAGTTGACAAAGAACTAACTGAAATTGAAAAATCTAAACTTGATGAGATTGGTAAAACTAGAGAACATTATGAAAAATTAGCCGAAAATCTTGCAAAAGATGTTTCAGAACAAGGAAGTTAA
- the ribH gene encoding 6,7-dimethyl-8-ribityllumazine synthase, with translation MNIAIVVSEFNEEVTSRMLSVAKEKADSMKLKISYITMVPGAYDMPIIVDSLLNKKDVDAVVTLGAIIKGQTKHDEVISHAAARSLTDLSLKYQKPVSLGISGPGMQERHAYARIRPVAERAVEAVVKISEELKRIQK, from the coding sequence TTGAATATTGCAATAGTGGTTTCGGAATTCAATGAAGAAGTGACATCTAGAATGCTTTCTGTGGCCAAAGAAAAAGCAGATTCCATGAAACTAAAAATCTCATATATTACCATGGTACCTGGAGCCTATGATATGCCTATAATTGTAGATTCATTATTGAACAAAAAAGATGTTGATGCTGTAGTCACTTTGGGCGCTATCATTAAAGGACAAACAAAACATGATGAGGTAATATCTCATGCAGCAGCAAGATCTCTGACTGATTTGTCATTAAAATATCAAAAACCTGTTTCTTTAGGAATATCTGGCCCTGGAATGCAAGAAAGACATGCTTATGCTAGGATTAGACCTGTAGCAGAACGTGCTGTTGAAGCTGTTGTAAAAATATCTGAAGAATTGAAAAGGATCCAAAAATGA
- the ribB gene encoding 3,4-dihydroxy-2-butanone-4-phosphate synthase, with protein MSLESALQSLKRGEFVLLFDSAGRENEIDMVVAAEFVTPEHIARMRQHAGGLLCIAIDNNFAASLELQYMHEILSESSISNKEMIMGLAPYGDHPTFSLSVNHYQTYTGITDKDRSLTISEMAKIYNVENRQKKFASSFKTPGHVPLLIASKGLLAARQGHTEMSVYLAQIAGLTPVTAICEMMDAETYAALSVEKAEKFAKENGIPLVNGKELLEYAKVN; from the coding sequence ATGTCTCTTGAATCTGCATTACAATCTTTAAAGCGTGGAGAATTTGTTTTGTTATTTGATTCTGCTGGGAGGGAGAATGAAATTGATATGGTTGTAGCAGCAGAATTTGTTACGCCTGAACATATTGCAAGAATGCGTCAACATGCTGGTGGATTATTATGTATTGCAATTGATAATAACTTTGCAGCTTCTTTGGAACTACAATATATGCATGAAATTCTTTCAGAATCTTCAATTTCAAATAAAGAAATGATTATGGGTTTAGCACCCTACGGTGATCATCCTACCTTTTCATTATCTGTTAATCATTATCAGACGTACACTGGAATTACTGACAAAGATAGGTCATTGACAATTAGTGAGATGGCAAAAATCTACAATGTTGAAAATAGACAGAAAAAATTTGCATCTTCTTTTAAAACCCCAGGACATGTACCGTTATTGATTGCATCTAAAGGTTTGTTAGCTGCACGTCAAGGACATACAGAAATGTCTGTTTATTTAGCGCAGATTGCAGGTTTGACTCCTGTAACTGCCATATGTGAAATGATGGATGCAGAAACTTATGCTGCATTATCTGTAGAAAAGGCTGAAAAATTTGCAAAGGAAAATGGGATTCCATTAGTTAATGGAAAAGAACTTTTAGAATACGCTAAGGTGAATTAG